One stretch of Streptomyces agglomeratus DNA includes these proteins:
- a CDS encoding MSMEG_6728 family protein, protein MQTFLPFASFAESAAVLDPRRLGKQRVEALQVLRGLIVPGYGWRRHPAVRMWAGYEEALVRYGLEMCRTWTLEGRADTCAATLMSDFLGWTPGVTVRAQDRLASDGDLPPWFGASAFHRSHQSALLRKEPDFYRDRFPGVPDDLPYVWPRSDRDPEPGPGPV, encoded by the coding sequence ATGCAGACTTTTCTCCCCTTTGCCAGTTTCGCTGAATCGGCCGCCGTGCTCGACCCGAGGCGGCTCGGCAAGCAGCGGGTCGAAGCGCTGCAAGTACTCCGTGGTCTCATCGTTCCGGGCTACGGCTGGCGCAGGCATCCGGCGGTCCGCATGTGGGCCGGCTACGAGGAGGCGCTGGTCCGGTACGGGCTGGAAATGTGCCGGACGTGGACGCTGGAAGGGCGCGCCGATACGTGCGCCGCCACGCTGATGAGCGACTTCCTGGGCTGGACGCCGGGTGTGACCGTCCGCGCTCAGGACCGACTGGCGTCCGACGGCGACCTCCCGCCGTGGTTCGGCGCCTCGGCATTTCACCGCAGTCACCAGTCGGCGTTGCTGCGCAAGGAGCCGGACTTTTACCGCGATCGATTTCCCGGCGTGCCGGACGATCTGCCGTACGTCTGGCCGAGGTCGGACCGCGACCCGGAACCGGGGCCGGGTCCGGTGTGA
- a CDS encoding antibiotic biosynthesis monooxygenase family protein: MIIRVSEARVRPERFEAFRDMIVSAVREFPSRYPGLVDHEVLLAPPDSLLYVSRWRSEQDLVGYAGEHWRDQPVVLPGEDEYLVAPLQVRHFTLASLS; the protein is encoded by the coding sequence GTGATCATCAGGGTGAGTGAGGCGCGCGTACGTCCTGAACGGTTCGAGGCATTTCGCGACATGATCGTCTCCGCGGTACGCGAGTTTCCGAGCCGCTACCCAGGGCTGGTGGACCACGAAGTACTGCTCGCGCCGCCCGACTCGCTGCTGTACGTCAGTCGCTGGCGCAGCGAGCAGGACCTGGTCGGCTACGCCGGTGAGCACTGGCGTGACCAGCCCGTGGTTCTGCCGGGCGAGGACGAGTACCTCGTCGCACCGCTTCAGGTGCGGCACTTCACGCTCGCGTCTCTGAGCTGA
- a CDS encoding Rrf2 family transcriptional regulator gives MAANSRLTIATHALTWLALAKRRGQEVLTSDQVAASVNTNPVIIRRSLGDLRRAGLVDVRHGAGAGWSLARGPEDITLLEVYDAVGAQPPFGLHHTEPNPECPVGRGIRPALGGAYGRVEQAMRRELADMSIADVLRETLTN, from the coding sequence ATGGCGGCGAACAGTCGATTGACCATTGCGACGCATGCGTTGACCTGGCTGGCGTTGGCGAAACGCCGAGGCCAGGAGGTTCTTACTTCGGACCAGGTCGCGGCCAGCGTCAACACCAACCCCGTGATCATCCGGCGCAGTCTGGGCGACTTGCGGCGAGCCGGCCTGGTGGACGTGCGCCACGGCGCTGGTGCGGGCTGGAGTCTGGCCCGTGGGCCGGAGGACATCACCCTGCTTGAGGTGTACGACGCCGTCGGTGCGCAACCACCGTTCGGTCTGCACCACACCGAGCCCAATCCGGAGTGTCCGGTCGGTCGGGGCATCCGGCCCGCCCTGGGCGGTGCCTACGGTCGGGTCGAGCAGGCCATGCGGCGGGAACTGGCGGACATGTCGATCGCCGATGTGCTTCGCGAGACGCTGACGAACTAG
- a CDS encoding NIPSNAP family protein: MNALRCPVVELRQYTLHAGQRDVLIDLFDRELVEPQEAVGMPVLGQFRDLDDPDRFVWLRGFEDMPRRAEALQSFYGGPVWQAHRDRANATMADSDDVLLLRPASARGGFPAPVGARRPHGERAASPPSLMLATIWHGNAPFDAAFVEFFERRVRPVLAGTGAEPLAYLQSEHAPNTFPALPVRTNEEVFVWFARFTDEGHMDDHLNRLQHSERWHDEVLPTLSKTLARTPQRLRLAPTERSMLR; encoded by the coding sequence TTGAACGCCCTACGGTGTCCGGTCGTCGAGCTGCGGCAGTACACATTGCACGCAGGACAACGGGACGTACTGATCGATCTGTTCGACCGGGAGCTCGTCGAACCCCAAGAGGCAGTGGGGATGCCCGTCTTGGGGCAGTTCCGCGATCTGGACGACCCCGACCGGTTCGTCTGGCTCCGCGGCTTCGAAGACATGCCGCGCCGTGCCGAGGCGTTGCAGAGCTTCTACGGCGGGCCGGTCTGGCAGGCGCACCGTGACCGGGCGAACGCGACGATGGCCGACTCCGACGACGTCCTGCTCCTACGGCCGGCCTCGGCACGCGGCGGGTTCCCGGCACCGGTTGGCGCTCGGCGGCCCCACGGTGAGCGGGCGGCCTCGCCACCGTCGCTGATGCTCGCCACGATCTGGCACGGCAACGCCCCCTTCGACGCTGCCTTCGTAGAGTTCTTCGAGCGGCGGGTGCGGCCCGTACTGGCCGGGACCGGCGCCGAGCCACTGGCGTACCTACAGTCCGAACACGCCCCCAACACCTTTCCGGCGCTGCCCGTGCGGACGAACGAGGAGGTCTTCGTGTGGTTCGCACGCTTCACCGACGAAGGCCACATGGACGACCACCTGAACCGCTTGCAGCATTCCGAGCGCTGGCACGATGAGGTGCTGCCGACCCTCTCGAAAACGCTGGCCCGGACCCCACAACGGCTACGGCTGGCGCCCACGGAGCGGTCAATGCTGCGATGA
- a CDS encoding VOC family protein, whose translation MACRISELVIDAADPERLAAFWSDVLGYVELGREDDGSVEIGPPDVGSGGPQPTLVLSPSSAPRAGKLRLHIDVNATDRDQDAELERLLALGARPVDVGQTGTENWHVLCDPEGNEFCLLHTRLQPL comes from the coding sequence ATGGCATGCCGCATCAGTGAGCTGGTCATCGACGCCGCCGACCCCGAGCGGCTCGCCGCATTCTGGAGCGACGTCCTCGGCTACGTGGAACTCGGCCGGGAGGACGACGGAAGCGTCGAGATCGGGCCGCCCGACGTCGGTTCCGGCGGTCCGCAGCCGACCCTCGTGCTCAGCCCCAGCAGCGCCCCGCGGGCCGGGAAGCTCCGACTGCACATCGACGTCAACGCCACCGACCGCGACCAGGACGCCGAGCTGGAGCGGCTGCTCGCCCTCGGCGCCAGGCCCGTCGACGTCGGCCAGACCGGCACCGAGAACTGGCACGTCCTGTGCGACCCGGAAGGCAACGAATTCTGCCTCCTGCACACCCGGCTCCAGCCCCTGTGA
- a CDS encoding VOC family protein, whose product MSTVQPVILTADQDVLLGFYTKLFGAEEIFRVPAEGPAFYRGLRIGDTDLGLVTKAAPGTGAAPRILLSIGVDDVDETLGRVEALGGSVSGGANDMPWGQRVAHIQDPDGNPVNLTQPIPPR is encoded by the coding sequence ATGTCCACCGTCCAGCCAGTGATCCTTACTGCCGACCAGGACGTTCTGCTCGGCTTCTATACGAAATTGTTCGGCGCTGAGGAGATCTTCCGGGTACCGGCGGAAGGCCCGGCCTTCTATCGCGGCCTGCGCATCGGCGACACCGACCTCGGGCTGGTGACCAAGGCCGCCCCGGGGACCGGGGCGGCGCCGCGGATCCTGCTCAGCATCGGTGTCGACGACGTCGACGAGACGCTCGGCCGGGTGGAGGCGCTGGGCGGCTCGGTGAGCGGCGGCGCCAACGACATGCCGTGGGGACAGCGCGTCGCCCACATCCAGGACCCCGACGGCAACCCGGTGAACCTCACTCAGCCGATCCCGCCCCGGTGA
- a CDS encoding LuxR C-terminal-related transcriptional regulator encodes MAGHMQNAERPTSPDADPQGEPFLLTRFAVPTRPATFLPRRRLTRHLDQALLTSLTMVNGAAGAGKTLLVADWVAGRDEPVAWLTAEGTGRGPGILWAYLLQALGVAGVQMPPDIGCPADANRVDRTLLARVAAHLGARTEPVIVVLDEYDRVTDPRIAEQLEFVLHHAGRGMRLVLVTRTEPLLPLHRYRAAGEMTEIRGAELAFTPEEAAALLELHGLSLPVDAARALVERTQGWAAGLRLCALAAQERPDAERYLKEFESDRTTVADFLLAEVLKRQPPETQDLLLRISVLDRFCPDLVNALTGRTDAEAVLVGLHRDNAFVEHLGHAWYRLHPLFKEILQAHLRVRSPGLRPELHLRAAHWLRRSGSLEQTLGHGAAAGDWEFTAGALVDDLAIGQLFTGRRSDDLAELFAGMGPDAASPAADIVRAARELAGSDLDRGLNHLHRAESNLGREDAGDQSAARLSCALLEALVARLTGSPDRAEMAAAMARHVRTDVPSGLLDRHPELTALLLTHLGSTRLWAGRFDDARAALVPAAGAPGGVSTALPRGDSLGRLALIDYLDGRLGRAERKAQEAITATQRFGVPQPSGCGIGRLVLAAVAVDRDELDRAQTLLDSVPLSPAPMRDPVTEAGRAIATARLLLARGKTRAAVEAAEPAVSAEVASPWASGHTALITSAAHLAEGRPETAARLLRAVPGDQVACAVEAARAHLAAGEPGAAIALLDTVRPEARTGPGLTVRAMLVRAQAADRAGDPAAARRQLAQALREARREKLRRPFLDAGAWLHPLLSASPLRELAEGWLAPRSVPPGGTPRSPDQPPPVVEELSGREHDVLRRLAQMMSTEEIADDLHVSVNTVKTHLKGVYRKLAVSRRTDAVRRARELRLL; translated from the coding sequence ATGGCCGGGCACATGCAGAACGCGGAGCGCCCCACATCCCCGGACGCCGATCCGCAGGGCGAGCCGTTCCTGCTCACCCGGTTCGCCGTCCCCACACGCCCCGCGACGTTCCTGCCGCGCCGGCGACTGACCCGCCATCTCGACCAGGCACTCCTGACTTCCTTGACCATGGTCAACGGAGCCGCCGGCGCCGGCAAGACCCTGCTCGTCGCCGACTGGGTGGCCGGCAGGGACGAGCCGGTCGCCTGGCTGACGGCCGAGGGGACGGGCCGGGGCCCCGGAATCCTCTGGGCGTACCTGCTCCAGGCCCTCGGGGTCGCGGGTGTCCAGATGCCCCCGGACATCGGTTGCCCGGCCGACGCGAATCGCGTCGACCGTACGTTGCTGGCGCGCGTCGCGGCCCATCTCGGTGCCCGGACCGAACCCGTGATCGTGGTACTGGACGAGTACGACCGTGTGACCGACCCGCGGATCGCGGAACAACTGGAGTTCGTTCTGCACCACGCGGGGCGGGGCATGCGCCTGGTCCTCGTCACCCGTACCGAGCCGCTGCTGCCCCTGCACCGATACCGGGCGGCGGGCGAGATGACCGAGATCAGGGGCGCTGAGCTGGCCTTCACCCCCGAGGAGGCGGCCGCCCTGCTGGAGCTGCACGGACTGAGTCTTCCGGTGGACGCCGCACGCGCACTCGTGGAGCGCACCCAGGGGTGGGCCGCCGGCCTGCGGCTGTGCGCACTGGCGGCGCAGGAGCGCCCGGACGCGGAGCGCTATCTCAAGGAGTTCGAGAGCGACCGCACCACGGTCGCGGACTTCCTGCTCGCCGAGGTGCTCAAGCGCCAGCCCCCCGAAACGCAAGATCTCCTGCTGCGGATCAGCGTCCTCGACCGCTTCTGCCCCGACCTGGTGAACGCGCTGACCGGGCGCACCGACGCCGAGGCCGTCCTGGTCGGACTGCACCGCGACAACGCGTTCGTCGAGCACCTCGGGCACGCCTGGTACCGCCTCCACCCGTTGTTCAAGGAAATCCTCCAGGCCCACTTGCGCGTACGCTCTCCCGGCCTGCGGCCCGAACTCCACCTTCGGGCCGCGCACTGGCTGCGGCGGTCCGGATCCCTCGAGCAGACGCTCGGCCACGGCGCCGCCGCCGGCGACTGGGAGTTCACCGCCGGCGCACTCGTGGACGATCTCGCCATCGGCCAGCTCTTCACCGGCCGGCGCTCCGACGACCTGGCCGAACTGTTCGCCGGGATGGGGCCCGACGCCGCGAGCCCCGCGGCGGACATCGTCCGCGCGGCTCGTGAGCTGGCCGGGAGCGACCTCGACCGCGGCCTGAACCATCTGCACCGCGCCGAATCGAATCTGGGCCGAGAGGATGCCGGCGACCAGTCCGCGGCGCGGCTGAGCTGCGCCCTGCTGGAAGCCCTCGTGGCACGTCTGACCGGCTCGCCGGACCGGGCGGAGATGGCCGCCGCGATGGCCCGGCACGTACGTACCGATGTCCCCTCCGGCCTCCTGGACAGGCATCCAGAACTCACCGCCCTCCTGCTGACCCATCTGGGCTCGACACGGCTGTGGGCCGGGCGCTTCGACGACGCCCGCGCCGCCCTCGTCCCGGCGGCCGGCGCCCCCGGCGGAGTTTCGACAGCGCTCCCGCGCGGGGACTCCCTGGGCCGCCTGGCCCTCATCGACTACCTGGACGGCCGGCTCGGCCGGGCGGAGCGCAAGGCCCAGGAAGCCATCACCGCGACACAACGGTTCGGCGTGCCGCAGCCGTCCGGTTGCGGCATCGGGCGGCTGGTCCTGGCAGCAGTGGCCGTCGACCGCGACGAACTGGACCGGGCCCAGACGCTTCTGGATTCGGTGCCCCTGTCTCCCGCGCCGATGCGGGACCCGGTGACCGAAGCGGGCCGGGCCATCGCCACCGCGCGTCTGCTGCTGGCCCGCGGCAAGACGCGCGCCGCCGTCGAGGCGGCGGAACCGGCCGTCTCCGCCGAGGTGGCCTCTCCCTGGGCGTCGGGGCACACGGCGCTCATCACCTCCGCGGCACACCTGGCCGAAGGCCGGCCCGAGACAGCGGCCCGGCTGCTGCGCGCCGTGCCCGGCGATCAGGTGGCGTGTGCCGTGGAGGCCGCGCGGGCCCACCTCGCCGCGGGGGAGCCCGGCGCGGCGATCGCCCTGCTCGACACCGTGCGCCCCGAAGCCCGCACCGGCCCTGGACTGACCGTCCGGGCCATGCTGGTGAGGGCACAGGCAGCGGACCGGGCGGGGGACCCCGCGGCAGCGCGCCGGCAACTTGCCCAGGCCCTGCGGGAGGCGCGGCGCGAGAAACTGCGGCGGCCCTTCCTGGACGCCGGAGCGTGGCTCCACCCCCTGTTGAGCGCGTCGCCCCTGCGGGAGCTGGCCGAGGGGTGGCTCGCTCCCCGCTCCGTACCGCCCGGTGGGACGCCGCGCTCCCCGGACCAGCCGCCGCCGGTCGTGGAGGAACTGAGCGGACGCGAGCACGACGTACTGCGGCGGCTGGCCCAGATGATGTCCACGGAGGAGATCGCCGACGACCTCCACGTGTCGGTGAACACCGTCAAGACCCACCTGAAAGGCGTCTACCGGAAGCTGGCGGTCAGTCGGCGCACCGACGCGGTGCGCCGCGCCCGCGAGCTGCGGTTGCTGTGA
- a CDS encoding DUF2252 domain-containing protein: MTVAHAVAAWPSPAERAAYGRNARRRVPRSAHSRLEADTTRPDPVLVIERQSAARLPELVPIRYGRMIESPFRFYRGAAAIMANDLGPLPDTGLTVQLCGDAHLLNFRLLASPERRLVFDINDFDETMAGPFEWDVKRLAASFAIAGRANGFSVKEQNSAVGACVNAYRQRMREFAGMRALDVWYAQDDADRLRELLVSSMGKRARRRTADATARARTRTHLQAFAQLTRDTAEGRRIAPDPPLVTPLRDLVTDASHGQGEQGRVEALLDGYAANLSSERRHLLRQYHLADVARKVVGVGSVGTRCWILLLLGRDDDDPLLLQAKEAQESVLAEHTDGDRYDNQGRRVVAGQRLIQTTSDIFLGWTHGVGLDGQARDFYVRQLRDWKGIARPDTMDSGLLRLFGQLCGACLARAHARSGDPVAIAAYLGGSDRFDRALTTFAQSYADRNERDYEALRSAVRSGRIRAKSL, translated from the coding sequence ATGACTGTTGCCCATGCCGTGGCGGCCTGGCCGTCACCGGCCGAGAGGGCGGCGTACGGCAGGAACGCGCGCAGGCGTGTCCCGCGTTCGGCACACAGCCGGCTCGAAGCGGATACGACACGGCCCGATCCCGTGCTGGTGATCGAGCGGCAGTCGGCCGCACGGCTGCCGGAGCTGGTGCCCATCCGATACGGACGCATGATCGAGTCCCCGTTCCGCTTCTACCGGGGCGCGGCGGCCATCATGGCGAACGACCTCGGCCCCCTGCCGGACACCGGCCTGACGGTGCAGCTCTGCGGCGACGCCCACCTCCTGAACTTCCGGCTGCTGGCCTCGCCCGAACGCCGTCTGGTCTTCGACATCAATGACTTCGACGAGACCATGGCCGGGCCGTTCGAGTGGGACGTCAAGCGGCTGGCAGCCAGTTTCGCGATCGCGGGCCGGGCCAACGGCTTCTCGGTCAAGGAGCAGAACAGCGCGGTGGGCGCGTGTGTGAACGCCTACCGGCAGCGGATGCGGGAGTTCGCCGGCATGCGTGCCCTGGACGTCTGGTACGCGCAGGACGACGCCGACCGGCTGCGGGAACTGCTGGTCTCGTCGATGGGCAAGAGGGCCAGGCGCCGCACCGCCGACGCGACGGCACGGGCCCGTACGCGCACGCACCTCCAGGCGTTCGCACAGCTCACGCGCGACACCGCGGAGGGCCGGCGGATCGCTCCGGACCCCCCGCTGGTCACTCCGCTGCGGGACCTGGTGACCGATGCCTCCCATGGCCAGGGCGAACAGGGACGTGTCGAAGCCCTCCTGGACGGTTACGCGGCGAACCTGTCGTCCGAGCGCCGGCACCTGTTGCGCCAGTACCACTTGGCCGACGTGGCCCGGAAGGTGGTGGGCGTCGGCAGCGTCGGAACGCGCTGCTGGATCCTGCTGCTGCTCGGCAGGGACGACGACGATCCCCTGCTGCTCCAGGCCAAGGAGGCTCAGGAGTCGGTGCTCGCGGAGCACACGGACGGCGACCGCTACGACAACCAGGGACGCCGGGTGGTGGCGGGGCAGCGGCTGATCCAGACCACCAGCGACATCTTCCTGGGCTGGACCCACGGGGTGGGCCTCGACGGGCAGGCCAGGGACTTCTACGTGCGCCAGCTGCGGGACTGGAAGGGCATCGCCCGTCCGGACACCATGGATTCCGGCCTGCTGCGCCTGTTCGGGCAGCTGTGCGGGGCCTGCCTGGCGCGGGCCCATGCCCGCTCCGGGGACCCCGTCGCCATCGCCGCCTACCTGGGCGGAAGCGACCGCTTCGACCGGGCGCTCACCACGTTCGCCCAGTCCTACGCCGACCGCAACGAGCGGGACTACGAGGCGCTGCGTTCCGCCGTTCGCTCGGGCAGGATCCGCGCCAAGAGCCTCTGA
- a CDS encoding potassium channel family protein codes for MDEPETVPPGPGGSPRAPHRWRRAAAASVGRALSVSAGLVTAYYLLPLDGRTTSATWAILVCGLLAVVLVFTWEARAIVRSPHPRLRGAEALAATLAVYLVLFACAYYLLERSAPGSFSEPLTRTDALYFTLTTFSTVGFGDITADSQTGRVVTMVQMTGGLLLVGVAARVLASTVQAALRRQGREAPPE; via the coding sequence ATGGACGAACCAGAGACCGTCCCGCCGGGCCCCGGCGGGTCGCCGCGGGCCCCACATCGCTGGCGGCGGGCCGCGGCGGCGTCCGTCGGCCGAGCGCTGAGCGTCTCGGCGGGCCTGGTGACCGCTTACTACCTGCTGCCTCTGGACGGGCGCACGACGAGCGCGACCTGGGCCATTCTGGTGTGCGGTCTGCTGGCGGTCGTCCTCGTCTTCACATGGGAGGCGCGGGCCATCGTACGGTCGCCCCATCCCCGTCTCAGAGGTGCCGAAGCCCTGGCCGCCACTCTGGCGGTGTATCTGGTGCTCTTCGCCTGCGCCTACTACTTGCTGGAGCGTTCCGCCCCCGGGTCCTTCAGCGAACCCCTGACCAGGACGGACGCGCTGTACTTCACGCTCACCACCTTCTCCACCGTCGGGTTCGGCGACATCACCGCCGATTCCCAGACGGGACGAGTGGTGACGATGGTCCAGATGACCGGCGGTCTGCTGCTGGTGGGCGTCGCCGCGCGCGTCCTGGCGAGCACGGTACAGGCGGCGCTGCGGCGACAGGGCCGCGAGGCACCGCCGGAGTAA
- a CDS encoding SHOCT domain-containing protein, with amino-acid sequence MNEQVHLAYDFPLLSVFWTMLVFFLWIAWFILLFRIISDIFRDDTLSGWAKTGWLVLVLVLPFLGVFVYVITRGRNMGRREMAQARARQDALDDYIRETAMGGHGGRTSVDELARLSEIRSRGDITDEEFRRAKELVLSGSWASERAGGSPSTAEGAARDRSETAT; translated from the coding sequence ATGAACGAGCAGGTGCACCTCGCGTACGATTTTCCGCTGCTGAGCGTCTTCTGGACCATGCTCGTGTTCTTCCTGTGGATCGCGTGGTTCATCCTGCTCTTCCGGATCATCAGCGACATCTTCCGCGACGACACACTGAGCGGCTGGGCCAAGACCGGCTGGCTGGTCCTCGTCCTCGTCCTCCCCTTCCTGGGCGTGTTCGTCTACGTGATCACCCGGGGCAGGAACATGGGCCGCCGGGAGATGGCGCAGGCGCGAGCCAGGCAGGACGCCTTGGACGACTACATCCGCGAGACGGCCATGGGCGGCCATGGCGGGCGCACCAGCGTCGACGAACTCGCCAGGCTCTCGGAGATCCGCTCTCGGGGCGACATCACGGACGAGGAGTTCCGCCGGGCGAAGGAACTCGTCCTGAGCGGCTCATGGGCGTCGGAACGGGCGGGTGGCTCACCTTCCACGGCCGAAGGCGCCGCACGAGACCGAAGCGAGACAGCGACATGA
- a CDS encoding diacylglycerol/lipid kinase family protein gives MGRHRTEAGEPTGRSTATGGKGPAGWARLALLALLASVLVALISAGLRSVFWVLAGLAGLALAAVGVWWALAHTGVLRVAGLALSVIAPVTVLALYATADMLVPALCSLALWMMAVVAARNAIAREPAASRREPEPAEAPRHPWILMNPHSGGGKVERFHLVDKARAAGAQVVMLGTGNRDAAELARQAAAEGADLLAVAGGDGTQALVAEVAAKHDLPFMVIPAGTRNHFALDLGLDRDDPAASLDALTDGLELRVDLGFAADRVFVNNASFGTYAAVVGDPAYRGEKVQTALQALPGLLTGPDAPTLRMRAGTTHADGLQALLISNNPYQRAVDLAHPGRRERLDSGLLGVVCVRVANTAQAARMVRGSRSGSLLRLTAETVVVEADTATVPAGIDGEHVLLRAPVVCRTAPGALRVRVPRNRPKAPLSRPAADWPRVARLALGPRVRVAEVSSSGMTAPPRS, from the coding sequence ATGGGCCGACATCGCACTGAGGCGGGCGAGCCGACCGGACGCTCCACGGCGACCGGCGGCAAAGGCCCTGCGGGGTGGGCGCGCCTGGCTCTGCTCGCCCTGCTGGCCAGCGTGCTGGTGGCGCTCATCAGCGCCGGCCTGCGGAGCGTGTTCTGGGTGCTGGCCGGCCTCGCCGGACTGGCGCTCGCCGCCGTCGGAGTCTGGTGGGCTCTGGCCCACACCGGCGTGCTCAGGGTGGCAGGACTGGCCCTGTCCGTGATCGCACCGGTCACGGTCCTGGCCCTGTACGCCACCGCCGACATGCTCGTACCGGCTCTGTGCTCCCTGGCACTGTGGATGATGGCGGTGGTGGCGGCCCGCAACGCCATCGCGCGGGAACCCGCCGCCTCCCGCCGCGAGCCCGAGCCCGCCGAGGCCCCCCGCCACCCCTGGATCCTCATGAACCCGCACTCGGGAGGCGGCAAGGTGGAACGCTTCCACCTGGTGGACAAGGCGCGGGCAGCGGGCGCCCAGGTCGTCATGCTCGGAACCGGCAACCGGGACGCCGCCGAACTGGCCCGCCAGGCCGCGGCCGAGGGAGCCGACCTGCTGGCCGTAGCGGGTGGAGACGGTACCCAGGCGCTGGTGGCCGAGGTGGCGGCGAAGCACGACCTGCCCTTCATGGTGATTCCAGCAGGCACCCGCAACCACTTCGCCCTCGACCTCGGTCTCGACCGCGACGACCCGGCCGCGAGCCTCGACGCCCTCACCGACGGCCTCGAACTCCGCGTCGACCTCGGGTTCGCCGCCGACCGGGTGTTCGTGAACAACGCCTCGTTCGGGACGTACGCGGCCGTCGTCGGTGACCCCGCCTACCGCGGCGAAAAGGTGCAGACGGCCCTCCAGGCGTTGCCCGGACTGCTCACGGGTCCCGATGCGCCGACGCTGAGGATGCGGGCCGGCACCACGCACGCCGACGGGCTGCAAGCGCTGCTCATCAGCAACAACCCGTACCAGCGAGCCGTCGACCTGGCCCACCCCGGGCGCAGGGAAAGGCTGGACTCGGGTCTCCTCGGTGTGGTCTGCGTGCGCGTCGCCAACACAGCCCAAGCGGCACGCATGGTACGCGGCTCCCGTTCCGGCAGCCTTCTGCGGCTCACAGCGGAGACGGTGGTCGTCGAAGCGGACACGGCCACTGTCCCGGCCGGCATCGACGGCGAACACGTACTGCTGCGGGCGCCCGTGGTGTGCCGGACCGCCCCCGGGGCGCTGCGAGTCCGAGTGCCACGCAACCGCCCGAAGGCGCCGCTGAGCAGACCGGCCGCCGACTGGCCCCGCGTCGCTCGGCTCGCGCTGGGTCCGCGGGTACGGGTCGCTGAGGTGTCGAGCAGCGGCATGACCGCCCCACCGCGCTCTTGA
- a CDS encoding ABC transporter permease, with amino-acid sequence MSTLSLAMRDSSTMLRRNLLHARRYPSLTLNLLLTPIMLLLLFVYIFGDAMSAGIGGGGADRSAYIAYVVPGLLLMTIGSTTIGTAVSVSNDMTEGIIARFRTMAIHRPAVLVGHVVGSVLQSVASVVLVGAVAVAIGFRSTDATALEWLAAFGLLVLFALALTWIAVGMGLISPNAEAASNNAMPLILLPLLSSAFTPVDSMPGWFQPIAEYQPFTPAIETLRGLLLGTEIGHNGWLAVAWCLGLAVLGYFWSKSLFIRDPK; translated from the coding sequence ATGAGCACCCTCTCCCTCGCGATGCGCGACTCGTCCACCATGCTGCGCCGCAACCTCCTGCACGCCCGGCGCTACCCGTCCCTGACGCTCAATCTGCTGCTCACACCGATCATGCTGCTGCTGCTCTTCGTCTACATCTTCGGCGACGCGATGAGCGCGGGCATCGGCGGCGGCGGGGCGGACCGCTCCGCGTACATCGCGTACGTCGTCCCGGGCTTGCTGCTGATGACCATCGGCAGCACCACGATCGGAACCGCGGTCTCCGTCTCCAACGACATGACCGAGGGCATCATCGCCCGCTTCCGGACGATGGCGATCCACCGCCCTGCGGTACTGGTCGGGCACGTCGTCGGGAGCGTCCTCCAGTCGGTCGCCAGCGTGGTCCTGGTGGGCGCCGTCGCGGTGGCCATCGGCTTCCGGTCCACGGATGCAACCGCCCTGGAGTGGCTGGCGGCGTTCGGGCTGCTCGTGCTCTTCGCCCTGGCGCTCACCTGGATCGCGGTCGGCATGGGTCTGATCAGCCCGAACGCCGAAGCGGCCAGCAACAACGCGATGCCGCTGATCCTGCTGCCGCTCCTGTCCAGCGCCTTCACCCCGGTCGACTCCATGCCCGGCTGGTTCCAGCCCATCGCCGAGTACCAGCCGTTCACGCCCGCCATCGAGACCCTGCGGGGCCTGCTGCTCGGCACGGAGATCGGCCACAACGGATGGCTGGCCGTCGCCTGGTGCCTGGGACTGGCCGTGCTCGGCTACTTCTGGTCCAAGTCACTGTTCATCCGCGACCCGAAGTAG